Below is a window of Mycobacterium dioxanotrophicus DNA.
TCTACGACCCGGAGACGCTCACCGAATGCGAGGTCGCGCGCTTCGACGACGCCGGTGCGCTGATCAATGCCGACGCGGCCACCGGTGAGCTGGTCAACACCGACGGCAGCGGGATGTTCCGTGGCTACCACAACGACCAGCGCGCCACGGACGAACGCCTCCGGCACGGCATGTACTGGTCGGGTGACCTGGCCTACCGCGACGCCGACGGCTGGATCTATCTCGCCGGCCGGACCGCGGACTGGATGCGGGTCGACGGCGAGAACATCACTGCGGCGCCCATCGAACGAATCCTGTTGCGTCAGCCGGTGATCAACCGGGTCGCGGTCTATCCCGTGCCCGACGAGTTCGTCGGCGACCAGGTGATGGCCGCCATCGTGCTGCGCGACGACCAGCAGCTCACGCCGGAAAAGTTCGGCCGATTCCTCGCCGCCCAACCCGACCTGTCACCCAAATCGTGGCCCCGTTTCGTCTGGCTCGCCGACGATCTTCCGACCACCGCCACCAACAAGATCCTCAAACGCGAGCTGGTCGCCCGCGGGACCGACCCGGCAGGCCGGGTGCTGTGGCAGCGCGACGGAACGACGTACGCGCGCATCTGATCGGCGGGAATAGAGCCTGGCCGGCACGCGTTTAGGCTGCTGGCGGCCGAACTGGCATAATGGACCGCCGACCCTCGGTCCCGGTTCACGTCCACACGTGAGGAGCGCAATCAGCGCCGATCTCGGGCGACCCGGGCCAACGACTGAAGAGGAACCATGAAAACGGGCATTCACCCTGAGTACGTCGAGACCACCGTGCACTGCGGTTGTGGCAACACTTTCACGACGCGCAGCACGAAGAACAGCGGACAGATCGTCGTTGAGGTCTGCTCGCAGTGCCACCCCTTCTACACCGGCAAGCAGAAGATCCTCGACAGCGGCGGCCGTGTGGCCCGCTTCGAGAAGCGCTACGGCAAGCGCAAGCCGGCCGGCGAGAAGGCCGCGGCCGACAAGTAGCTTTGTCGACGACGCCCGATCTGTCGCATTCGCGTCAGATCCGGGCGTCGTTCTCGTTTGAGCAGGCATTCAGAAGGAGGTTGACGTGACAGATAACGCGTCGGCTGTCGAGGTGATCCTCGCCGAGCACGCCGACCTCGAACTACAACTGGCCGATCCAAACTTGCACGCCGACGCGTCGGCTGCCCGCAAGGTCGGACGCCGGTTCGCGCAGATCTCGCCGGTCGTGGCCACGTACCGCAAGTTGGAGGCCGCCCGCGGTGACCTCGAGGCCGCGCGTGAACTCGCCGCCGACGACGCCAGCTTCGCCGCCGAGGTCGACGAACTGACGGCGCGGGTCGCCGAACTCGACACTCAGCTGACCGATCTGCTCGCTCCGCGTGATCCGCACGATGCCGACGACATCGTGCTCGAGGTCAAGTCGGGGGAGGGCGGCGAGGAGTCGGCACTGTTCGCCGCCGACCTGGCCCGCATGTACATCCGCTACGCCGAACGGCACGGCTGGACTGTGACGATGCTCGGCGAAACCACTTCCGACCTGGGCGGATACAAAGACGCCACGTTGTCCATCCGGAGCAAGGGTGATTCGGCCGACGGCGTGTGGGCCCGGTTGAAGTTCGAGGGCGGCGTGCACCGTGTACAGCGTGTCCCGGTCACCGAGTCACAGGGCCGGGTGCACACCTCGGCTGCCGGCGTGCTGGTGTACCCCGAGCCCGAAGAGGTCGAGCAGGTCCAGATCGACGAATCGGATCTGCGCATCGACGTATACCGCTCGTCGGGCAAGGGCGGCCAGGGCGTCAACACCACCGACTCCGCCGTCCGCATCACGCATCTGCCGACCGGCATCGTGGTGACCTGCCAGAACGAGCGCTCGCAGCTGCAGAACAAGGCCCGCGCCATGCAGGTGCTGGCCGCGCGACTGCAGGCGCTGGCCGAGGAACAGGCCGACGCCGACGCCTCGGCGGACCGTGCCAGCCAGATCCGCACGGTGGACCGCAGCGAGCGCATCCGGACATACAACTTCCCCGAGAACCGCATCGCCGATCACCGGATCAACTTCAAGGCGCACAACCTGGACCAGGTGCTCGACGGGGAACTGGACCCCCTGTTCGACGCGCTGGCCGCCGCTGACAAGCAGTCGAGGCTGCAACAGGCATGACCCGGCCCGCCGGGGAAGGCATGACCCGGCCCGCCGGGCACGGCACGACCGACCTGCGCCAGGCCATCCAAACGGCCGCCGACACCCTGGCCGCGGCGGGCATCGACTCGGCGCGCACCGATGCTGAACTGCTGGCGGCGCACGTCGCGGGCACCGACCGCGGCCGTCTGATGCTCATCGACGATCCCGGCGAGACCTTTCACCGGACGTTCGACGCGTTGATCGCGGCACGTGCGCAGCGGGTACCGCTGCAGCATCTGGTGGGTACCGCCGCATTCGGTCCGCTGACGCTGGCCGTCGGTCCGGGCGTGTTCATTCCCCGGCCGGAGACTGAATCGCTGCTGGAGTGGGCAATGAATTTCATTGATACACAAAAGCTTTCGGAATCGCCGGTGATCGTCGACCTCTGTACCGGTTCCGGCGCACTGGCGTTGGCGCTCGCGGCGCACCGCCCGGACGCGCGGGTGCTGGCCATCGACGACTCGGAGACAGCCCTCCAATACACCCGCCGCAACGCGGCGGGCACGCAGGTCGAGGTCCTGGCTGCCGACGTCACAACGCCGGGGTTGTTGCCGGAACTCGACGGCCGGGTCGATCTGCTGGTCGCCA
It encodes the following:
- the rpmE gene encoding 50S ribosomal protein L31, whose protein sequence is MKTGIHPEYVETTVHCGCGNTFTTRSTKNSGQIVVEVCSQCHPFYTGKQKILDSGGRVARFEKRYGKRKPAGEKAAADK
- the prmC gene encoding peptide chain release factor N(5)-glutamine methyltransferase, giving the protein MTRPAGHGTTDLRQAIQTAADTLAAAGIDSARTDAELLAAHVAGTDRGRLMLIDDPGETFHRTFDALIAARAQRVPLQHLVGTAAFGPLTLAVGPGVFIPRPETESLLEWAMNFIDTQKLSESPVIVDLCTGSGALALALAAHRPDARVLAIDDSETALQYTRRNAAGTQVEVLAADVTTPGLLPELDGRVDLLVANPPYIPAGAELDPEVADHDPAHALFGGADGMEVIGPIVRLAARWLRDGAGCAVEHDDTTSRQTVAMFTDDGSFTSVLPHRDLVGRPRFVTAIRVGRS
- the prfA gene encoding peptide chain release factor 1; the encoded protein is MTDNASAVEVILAEHADLELQLADPNLHADASAARKVGRRFAQISPVVATYRKLEAARGDLEAARELAADDASFAAEVDELTARVAELDTQLTDLLAPRDPHDADDIVLEVKSGEGGEESALFAADLARMYIRYAERHGWTVTMLGETTSDLGGYKDATLSIRSKGDSADGVWARLKFEGGVHRVQRVPVTESQGRVHTSAAGVLVYPEPEEVEQVQIDESDLRIDVYRSSGKGGQGVNTTDSAVRITHLPTGIVVTCQNERSQLQNKARAMQVLAARLQALAEEQADADASADRASQIRTVDRSERIRTYNFPENRIADHRINFKAHNLDQVLDGELDPLFDALAAADKQSRLQQA